One Bacillus spongiae DNA window includes the following coding sequences:
- the rpmA gene encoding 50S ribosomal protein L27 — translation MLRLDLQFFASKKGVGSTKNGRDSISKRLGAKRADGQFVTGGSILYRQRGTKIYPGANVGRGGDDTLFAKIDGVVKFERLGRDKKQVSVYPVAKEA, via the coding sequence ATGCTAAGATTAGATCTTCAGTTTTTTGCGTCTAAAAAGGGAGTAGGTTCAACAAAGAACGGTCGTGATTCAATCTCTAAACGCTTAGGTGCTAAGCGTGCAGACGGTCAATTCGTAACAGGTGGTTCAATCCTTTACCGTCAACGCGGTACAAAGATTTACCCAGGTGCGAACGTAGGTCGTGGAGGCGATGATACTCTTTTCGCAAAAATCGACGGCGTTGTAAAATTTGAACGTTTAGGTCGTGACAAAAAGCAAGTAAGCGTATATCCAGTAGCGAAAGAAGCTTAA
- a CDS encoding M23 family metallopeptidase, producing MRNRSDEIRKQIAKRRKHKSGNSSLNNELIPPDEERYGGERFSSYVSEPPNEPHPLFNKETFLLKVLLSAVMVLTVGILYKNGSPSLDEARSFVSTTMENEFQFAAVSAWYEDQFGKPLSLIPKDPSSKDDHSTQQDFSVPASGKVIENFHQNGKGVMVETGLDEEVKALKAGWVVFAGKDDEFGNTVILQHEDKSESWYGNLENIQVNQYTKVEIGSPVGKVKNNDQNGEFYFAIKKENGFIDPIQVMNFE from the coding sequence ATGCGCAATCGATCAGATGAGATACGAAAGCAGATCGCTAAGAGAAGGAAGCATAAGTCAGGAAATTCATCTCTTAACAATGAATTAATCCCACCGGATGAAGAGCGCTATGGAGGAGAGCGTTTTTCTTCATACGTTTCTGAACCTCCAAATGAACCTCATCCCCTTTTTAACAAGGAGACCTTTTTGTTGAAAGTATTGCTCTCTGCTGTCATGGTTTTAACAGTAGGAATTCTTTATAAAAATGGCTCTCCGTCATTGGATGAAGCCCGGTCATTTGTCAGTACGACAATGGAGAATGAATTTCAATTTGCGGCTGTTTCTGCTTGGTACGAAGATCAATTTGGAAAACCTCTTTCACTAATACCAAAGGACCCTTCTTCTAAAGATGATCATTCAACTCAGCAAGATTTCTCTGTTCCCGCTTCTGGGAAAGTAATTGAAAACTTCCATCAAAATGGCAAGGGTGTTATGGTGGAAACAGGGTTGGATGAAGAGGTAAAAGCATTAAAGGCGGGTTGGGTTGTCTTTGCTGGAAAGGATGATGAATTTGGCAATACGGTCATTCTACAGCATGAGGATAAATCTGAATCTTGGTATGGGAATTTAGAAAATATTCAGGTCAATCAGTATACCAAAGTAGAAATTGGTAGCCCTGTAGGAAAAGTGAAAAATAATGATCAAAATGGTGAATTTTATTTTGCCATCAAAAAAGAAAATGGCTTTATCGATCCGATTCAGGTGATGAACTTTGAGTAG
- a CDS encoding Spo0B C-terminal domain-containing protein yields MIQNWTVEEALRHARHDFMNQLQLIKGNLDLNRVDQAKLIIDGIVMEAQRESMLSKLKSPNFVEWLLTYNWTKNVIHLEYDIIAVEENHRLKEDVLVEWLGTFLKQLENQVELMTENNLCLKINITSEESRFILDFQGIIKDEINISKWLKRGLLSEEMEVTLQSLSNKEIVLELIVKS; encoded by the coding sequence ATGATACAAAATTGGACGGTTGAAGAAGCGTTAAGACATGCTAGGCATGATTTTATGAACCAACTACAGTTAATAAAGGGGAATTTAGATTTAAATCGAGTGGATCAAGCGAAATTGATCATTGATGGTATTGTGATGGAAGCTCAAAGGGAATCCATGCTTTCGAAATTAAAATCACCAAATTTTGTAGAATGGTTATTAACGTATAATTGGACAAAAAATGTGATTCATTTAGAGTATGACATTATAGCAGTTGAAGAAAATCACCGATTAAAAGAGGATGTCCTTGTAGAGTGGTTAGGCACATTTTTAAAGCAGCTTGAAAATCAAGTAGAACTAATGACGGAAAATAACTTATGCTTAAAGATTAATATTACGTCTGAAGAATCCCGGTTCATTTTAGATTTTCAAGGAATAATAAAAGATGAGATAAACATAAGTAAGTGGTTAAAGAGGGGACTTCTGTCTGAGGAGATGGAAGTGACATTACAATCATTGTCAAATAAAGAAATAGTATTAGAGTTAATCGTTAAGTCCTAA
- a CDS encoding ribosomal-processing cysteine protease Prp produces MINIVITKSSIDSERITSFTMEGHANFAEHGQDIVCAGASAVSIGTINAIEEITGKEPVVYQSPDGGFLHFELPESLSEKEDEQVQLLLKGMVVSLETIQQDYKKYMKLTFKQ; encoded by the coding sequence ATGATTAACATAGTCATTACTAAATCTTCCATTGATAGTGAAAGGATTACATCCTTTACTATGGAAGGTCACGCTAATTTTGCCGAACATGGTCAGGATATCGTTTGTGCCGGTGCTTCGGCTGTATCTATAGGTACCATTAATGCGATTGAAGAAATAACAGGTAAAGAGCCCGTTGTTTATCAATCACCTGATGGTGGGTTCTTGCATTTTGAGCTTCCAGAAAGCCTTTCGGAAAAGGAAGATGAGCAAGTACAATTACTTCTAAAAGGTATGGTCGTGTCATTGGAAACGATTCAACAAGATTATAAGAAATACATGAAATTAACCTTCAAACAATAG
- the rplU gene encoding 50S ribosomal protein L21 — protein MYAIIETGGKQIKVEEGQAIYIEKLNVAEGESVTFDKVLFVGGEDVKVGSPLVEGATVTAKIEKQGRAKKLVVFKYKPKKNYRRKQGHRQPYTKVVIEKINA, from the coding sequence ATGTACGCAATTATCGAAACTGGCGGAAAACAAATCAAAGTAGAAGAAGGTCAAGCAATCTACATTGAAAAGTTAAACGTAGCAGAAGGAGAATCTGTTACATTTGACAAAGTTTTATTCGTAGGCGGAGAAGATGTAAAAGTAGGAAGCCCACTTGTTGAAGGCGCTACAGTTACAGCGAAAATTGAAAAACAAGGTCGTGCTAAAAAACTTGTTGTTTTCAAATATAAGCCGAAGAAAAACTACCGTCGTAAGCAAGGTCATCGTCAACCATACACAAAAGTTGTGATTGAAAAAATCAACGCGTAA
- a CDS encoding Rne/Rng family ribonuclease: MFDIDVDRKKWLKIDKLIVNARGREKRWAHFQSGQLVSWDFFRDEDQSIVGNIYIGVVKKIVPGLNAAFVDIGMDKNGYLYRDDIVSFVHYSVSEEEKQAMSISKFLHQGEKVIVQVKKDGNDIKGPKLTNVIEWTGDKVVYMPEGKYVAVSKKKSDEERTLWKERAQNWKRAEEGLIIRTEAFAATEDEVINELFHLRAKNDAVLGLMNDKKPPYLLYKQNPFLHSIMEKGKNITEGMIICDESSFLAEMKDTTQLQHLEFEWYPKNEGIFTEFSIERDLEKLFKNIVWLDNGAYIIIDKTEAMTVIDVNTGKYTGEQRLTDTAFKTNVAAAKVVAEQIILRNLSGIILVDFIDMKRKHEQDEVMKTFIKSLGTDDKRTRVLGFTKLGILQMTRKKITLDVSDSFTTDCPSCFGKGKVLSAESVGYRLERELWEYENNDAGTIVIETTKEVKKAFCGEENTHLIRFQRVIGKMISFQLTETKVPYYQIVRIVD; encoded by the coding sequence TTGTTTGACATAGATGTAGACAGAAAGAAGTGGTTAAAAATCGATAAATTAATCGTAAATGCTCGTGGTAGAGAAAAGAGATGGGCTCATTTTCAATCAGGACAACTTGTGTCATGGGATTTCTTTCGAGATGAAGATCAATCAATTGTTGGCAATATTTACATAGGGGTCGTAAAGAAGATTGTACCAGGGTTAAATGCAGCGTTTGTAGATATCGGAATGGATAAGAATGGATATTTATATCGTGACGATATCGTCTCATTTGTTCATTACTCCGTTTCAGAAGAGGAAAAGCAAGCTATGTCAATAAGCAAGTTTCTTCATCAAGGAGAAAAAGTAATCGTCCAAGTGAAAAAAGACGGTAATGATATAAAAGGGCCTAAGCTCACTAACGTCATTGAGTGGACCGGAGATAAAGTAGTGTACATGCCTGAAGGAAAATATGTCGCTGTTTCAAAGAAGAAATCGGATGAGGAAAGAACGTTGTGGAAAGAAAGGGCTCAAAACTGGAAGCGGGCAGAAGAAGGGTTAATCATTAGAACAGAAGCTTTTGCTGCTACGGAAGATGAAGTGATCAATGAACTTTTTCATTTAAGAGCTAAAAACGATGCTGTACTTGGACTTATGAATGACAAGAAACCTCCATATTTATTATATAAGCAAAACCCTTTCCTACATTCAATTATGGAAAAAGGAAAAAACATTACTGAGGGTATGATTATCTGTGATGAATCTTCCTTTCTTGCTGAGATGAAAGACACCACTCAACTACAGCATCTCGAATTTGAGTGGTATCCAAAAAATGAAGGGATATTTACGGAATTTTCTATTGAACGCGATCTTGAAAAATTATTTAAGAATATTGTTTGGTTAGATAACGGTGCTTATATCATTATAGATAAAACGGAAGCTATGACTGTCATTGATGTTAATACAGGCAAATATACTGGAGAACAACGGCTGACAGATACCGCGTTTAAAACGAATGTAGCTGCTGCGAAAGTTGTGGCAGAACAAATTATTCTTCGTAACTTAAGTGGCATTATATTAGTTGATTTTATTGATATGAAGAGGAAGCATGAGCAAGATGAGGTGATGAAAACCTTCATTAAAAGCTTAGGAACGGATGATAAACGAACGAGAGTACTTGGTTTTACAAAGCTCGGCATTTTACAAATGACTCGCAAAAAAATAACGCTAGATGTCTCCGATTCATTTACTACGGATTGCCCATCATGTTTTGGCAAAGGAAAGGTTTTGAGTGCTGAGAGTGTAGGATATCGGCTAGAGAGAGAATTGTGGGAATACGAAAACAATGATGCCGGGACAATTGTAATTGAAACAACCAAGGAAGTGAAAAAAGCATTTTGTGGTGAGGAGAATACCCATTTGATTCGATTTCAACGGGTCATTGGTAAAATGATTAGCTTTCAGTTAACAGAAACAAAGGTACCATATTATCAAATTGTGCGAATAGTGGATTAG
- a CDS encoding M50 family metallopeptidase — translation MWQVLKKIHFHPLLWLVVGISILTGYFIDLVIVLSILVVHELGHGVMAHVLSWRVKRISLLPFGGVAEMDEYGNRSMKEELFVVLAGPFQHIWMMFFGWIFFVMGWIPPYYYEAFMMYNVMILVFNLLPIWPLDGGRLVNITLHSFFPYIEANKWSILTSLGLLICLNLSVMFMFPFHFHLWVVLSFLYVSLWREWKQRKYAHMKFLLERYYGKKTKVTKLKPMKVQSEELVLTVLERFYKGYKHPVIVIEDGREAGKLDENELLFAFFADKRTMAKAKDLLYLY, via the coding sequence GTGTGGCAAGTTTTAAAAAAAATTCACTTTCATCCGTTATTATGGCTTGTTGTGGGAATATCAATTTTAACGGGTTATTTTATTGATTTAGTCATTGTATTGAGCATATTAGTTGTGCATGAGTTAGGGCATGGAGTAATGGCTCATGTATTGTCATGGCGAGTAAAAAGGATTTCTCTTCTTCCGTTTGGTGGGGTAGCTGAAATGGATGAGTATGGGAATCGAAGTATGAAAGAAGAATTATTCGTTGTATTAGCAGGCCCTTTTCAACACATTTGGATGATGTTTTTCGGGTGGATATTCTTTGTCATGGGCTGGATTCCTCCTTATTATTATGAAGCATTTATGATGTATAATGTGATGATATTAGTGTTTAACCTATTGCCTATTTGGCCATTAGATGGAGGAAGGCTGGTAAATATCACATTGCATTCATTTTTTCCTTATATAGAGGCGAATAAATGGAGCATTCTAACATCTCTTGGTCTTCTTATATGTCTCAATCTATCTGTAATGTTCATGTTCCCCTTTCATTTTCATCTGTGGGTTGTGCTCAGCTTTTTATATGTTTCACTTTGGAGAGAATGGAAGCAACGAAAATATGCCCATATGAAATTTTTATTAGAACGTTATTATGGAAAGAAAACAAAAGTAACGAAACTAAAACCAATGAAAGTACAAAGTGAAGAGCTAGTTCTTACTGTTTTAGAACGATTTTATAAAGGGTATAAACATCCAGTTATTGTAATAGAAGATGGTCGCGAAGCGGGTAAACTTGATGAAAATGAATTGCTTTTTGCCTTTTTTGCAGATAAGCGTACGATGGCAAAAGCGAAAGACCTACTGTATCTTTATTGA